A window of the Streptomyces sp. NBC_00250 genome harbors these coding sequences:
- a CDS encoding flavoprotein: protein MFDDIGAPLPHGLTEAFTETASRDGLTLVIGTGSVAAVNIGGLLHELSSVLPGPTAVILTEAARRFVTPAAVRHLGRCPVLTCETTGPELRPLHVWLTDVARRVLVYPASAGFLGRVAGGLATDLASTTYLCATGIPTLVVPSMHPRMGNGALVRQNVRRLMAAGAQVLHPRDGAAPPVAEVAAALAALTAVPAQTPPS, encoded by the coding sequence ATGTTCGACGACATCGGTGCGCCGCTCCCACACGGTCTCACCGAGGCGTTCACCGAGACGGCCTCCCGCGACGGGCTCACGCTCGTCATCGGCACCGGATCGGTCGCCGCGGTCAACATCGGCGGCCTCCTCCACGAACTGTCGTCGGTACTTCCGGGACCGACGGCCGTGATCCTCACCGAGGCGGCACGGCGGTTCGTGACCCCGGCGGCGGTGCGCCACCTCGGCCGCTGCCCGGTGCTGACCTGCGAGACCACCGGGCCCGAGCTCCGGCCGCTGCACGTCTGGCTCACCGACGTCGCGCGGCGGGTGCTGGTCTACCCGGCCTCGGCCGGGTTCCTCGGGCGGGTGGCCGGCGGCCTCGCGACCGACCTGGCCTCCACCACCTATCTGTGCGCGACGGGGATTCCCACCCTGGTCGTGCCGTCGATGCACCCGCGCATGGGGAACGGCGCCCTGGTACGGCAGAACGTCCGGCGGCTCATGGCCGCCGGAGCCCAGGTGCTGCATCCCCGCGACGGTGCCGCACCACCGGTGGCGGAGGTCGCCGCGGCACTCGCCGCGCTGACCGCCGTACCGGCGCAAACTCCTCCCTCATGA
- a CDS encoding AfsR/SARP family transcriptional regulator, with product MRFQLLGPLSVTDGRDVVVLPPSKPTALLAALLLRPGSIVSTDRLRDIVWGEEHPPTAKTALQSCVLRLRRLFAKYGIENQAVVAVAGGYRIDADTGTLDLLHFRRLVEQATASGNDSELYTLRTSLALWQGALLSNVPSDLLHRDEVPRLAEERLRVLERVCDIELEHGRCREALVDLWEVTRVYPAHERFAEQLIEALYRTGRQTEALAEYRRIKGHLRERLGVDPRAELQRLELAILRGEDLGRLDAARERAAATTAPGGLLPTAAAAAPSRVPAPADQTGAHGPQALHTSVPASPPPPPPIPTVPGFTGREGEVDSLVRLLTAGGPREEAPRTPFAVLSGAPGIGKTALALHVAHLVSGHFPGGSVLVPLTRPDGSPRPAEEAADEVRRALPAVPGADRGPALLVLDDVVHPDQVRPLLTAHACGAAIVTSRMGLAALVATHGGTVHRLGALDPEQSQALLTAVVGRERIAAEPAAALPLATACGHHPLALRIAAARLLTRPRLRLADYTDWLLHDPVGRLSLADDPQMSVPHRLDEALKRLPPALAEAHLRLAASPHDPLTTARAAAALGLPEETTEQVVERLLDAGFLEEGRPGAFWTHDLLRAHARRAAGPSPGHAPALLRPPRDGEFPQLDGTRPAALR from the coding sequence GTGCGATTCCAACTGCTCGGGCCCCTCAGCGTCACCGACGGGCGGGACGTCGTGGTGCTCCCGCCCTCCAAGCCGACCGCGCTGCTCGCCGCACTGCTCCTCCGCCCGGGCTCCATCGTCTCCACCGACCGCCTGCGCGACATCGTCTGGGGCGAGGAACACCCACCGACGGCCAAGACCGCCCTGCAGAGCTGTGTCCTGCGGCTGCGGCGGCTCTTCGCCAAGTACGGCATCGAGAACCAGGCCGTCGTCGCGGTGGCCGGCGGCTACCGCATCGACGCCGACACGGGGACGCTCGACCTGCTCCACTTCCGCCGCCTCGTCGAGCAGGCCACCGCCTCCGGGAACGACTCCGAGCTGTACACCCTGCGGACTTCCCTCGCCCTGTGGCAGGGAGCCCTGCTCTCCAACGTCCCCTCCGACCTGCTGCACCGGGACGAGGTGCCCCGACTCGCGGAGGAGCGGCTGCGGGTTCTGGAGCGCGTCTGCGACATCGAACTGGAGCACGGCCGATGTCGCGAAGCCCTCGTTGATCTTTGGGAGGTTACGCGCGTATACCCCGCCCACGAGCGGTTCGCCGAGCAACTGATCGAGGCGCTGTACCGGACGGGCCGGCAGACCGAGGCGCTCGCGGAGTACCGCCGGATCAAGGGGCACCTGAGGGAGCGGCTCGGCGTCGATCCGCGGGCCGAACTCCAGCGTCTGGAACTGGCGATCCTGCGGGGTGAGGACCTCGGCCGCCTCGACGCGGCGCGGGAGCGGGCCGCCGCGACCACGGCCCCGGGCGGGCTCTTACCGACAGCGGCGGCCGCCGCACCCTCCCGTGTTCCCGCGCCGGCGGATCAGACCGGGGCCCACGGACCGCAAGCCCTCCACACCTCTGTCCCCGCTTCCCCTCCTCCGCCTCCGCCGATTCCGACCGTGCCCGGCTTCACCGGGCGCGAGGGCGAAGTCGACTCCCTGGTCCGGCTGTTGACAGCCGGCGGGCCCCGCGAGGAAGCACCGCGAACCCCGTTCGCCGTCCTCTCCGGAGCGCCCGGCATCGGCAAGACCGCCCTCGCGCTCCACGTCGCCCATCTGGTGAGCGGTCACTTTCCCGGCGGCTCCGTCCTGGTGCCGCTGACCCGTCCGGACGGAAGCCCCCGCCCGGCGGAGGAGGCCGCCGACGAGGTCCGGCGGGCGCTGCCCGCCGTGCCCGGGGCGGACCGGGGCCCCGCCCTTCTCGTCCTCGACGATGTCGTCCACCCCGATCAGGTCCGCCCCCTGCTGACCGCGCACGCCTGCGGTGCGGCGATCGTCACCAGCCGGATGGGGCTGGCCGCGCTCGTCGCCACCCACGGCGGCACCGTGCACCGGCTCGGCGCTCTCGATCCGGAGCAGTCGCAGGCGCTCCTCACCGCGGTCGTCGGCCGGGAGCGGATCGCCGCCGAGCCCGCCGCGGCGCTCCCCCTCGCGACCGCGTGCGGCCACCATCCGCTCGCCCTGCGCATCGCCGCCGCTCGGCTGCTCACCCGGCCCCGGCTCCGCCTCGCGGACTACACCGACTGGCTGCTGCACGACCCCGTCGGCCGGCTCAGCCTCGCCGACGATCCCCAGATGTCGGTGCCGCACCGGCTGGACGAGGCCCTGAAGCGGCTCCCGCCGGCGCTCGCCGAGGCCCATCTGCGGCTGGCCGCGTCACCCCACGACCCGCTGACCACCGCACGGGCCGCCGCCGCCCTCGGCCTTCCGGAGGAGACGACGGAGCAGGTCGTCGAGCGGCTCCTCGACGCCGGTTTCCTGGAGGAGGGCCGGCCGGGCGCCTTCTGGACGCACGATCTGCTGCGCGCGCACGCCCGCCGTGCGGCGGGCCCCTCCCCCGGCCACGCCCCGGCCCTCCTCCGCCCGCCCCGCGACGGGGAGTTCCCGCAGCTGGACGGCACCAGGCCCGCCGCCCTGAGGTGA
- a CDS encoding TOMM precursor leader peptide-binding protein, with protein sequence MTLTSYAEIAGTRPRVRRDVLFTQTPNGVIFHNADGGFQLTAKSGYRFATLLMPYLDGSRAVEEICAGFGDTQKAMVGELVQALYGRGFARPVPAPEEAAPVPAPPVAARFAPQIAYIDHYADAADARFARFRATRVAVIGDGPVARWCVLSLVRNGCAAIGVDRSLAEGTAGVTPEEFAAVRGEVAALAEEGCPVELPLLPEPVAGRPREGWSAYEGYDVVVAAAGPGVPAVLLPLLREGMPQGRTLLPAWTFGGSAVVGPAMTAEAASCWSCAALRLGAAGGAAASDAAELWSGLALGTGTPGVQPTGPLAAMLGNLLGYEVFRLVTGALPAETRDRVLVQSMASLDVASEPLLAHPSCPFCSSPVGLPEPVDLASAPARPAFLPTVATAPDDDAAQGPLAELERRSALVRPFTGVFTSYADEPLTQTPLKVGSVVLGLGARGTRTITAFDVHHTAGARLRALNAAAAVYAEHVLPAAASAGPLDELTAVAPDTLTIASGTGGSDGTTAWTPATSLITKETVRVPSGAVRPFGRDNAHRRFEPTRAGSGAGSDLPEAAATGLLSALAHDALRRAVAGSGEVALLAPEVFGEDPETRFLLRSAALLGLTVELLDLGERAYSGASVVLARTAGGTGAGRWAVGAGLDLTSAAVDAVRDLLGAAQLAGEDVVTDDGDPLLRDLDATLVPVTGVEPAGLPGEPMEWARVLDRLAAAGRDALVAPTHATDLPAGGIHTVRVLLTRGGTR encoded by the coding sequence ATGACCCTTACGTCGTACGCGGAGATCGCCGGAACCCGGCCCCGAGTCCGTCGAGATGTCCTGTTCACCCAGACCCCGAACGGCGTGATCTTCCACAACGCCGACGGCGGTTTCCAGCTCACCGCCAAGTCCGGCTACCGGTTCGCCACGCTGCTCATGCCGTACCTGGACGGCAGCAGAGCGGTCGAGGAGATCTGCGCGGGCTTCGGCGACACCCAGAAGGCCATGGTGGGCGAGCTGGTGCAGGCGCTCTACGGGCGCGGCTTCGCCCGTCCCGTTCCGGCGCCGGAGGAGGCGGCGCCCGTGCCCGCTCCGCCCGTCGCCGCCCGCTTCGCCCCGCAGATCGCCTACATCGACCACTACGCCGATGCCGCCGACGCCCGGTTCGCCCGCTTCCGGGCGACCCGGGTCGCGGTCATCGGCGACGGGCCGGTGGCCCGCTGGTGCGTGCTCTCCCTCGTCCGGAACGGCTGCGCCGCCATCGGTGTCGACCGCTCCCTCGCCGAGGGCACCGCCGGGGTGACTCCGGAGGAGTTCGCGGCCGTCCGCGGGGAGGTCGCCGCGCTCGCCGAGGAGGGCTGCCCCGTCGAACTGCCGCTGCTGCCCGAGCCGGTGGCGGGCCGACCGCGGGAGGGCTGGTCCGCGTACGAGGGGTACGACGTGGTGGTGGCCGCCGCCGGGCCCGGCGTTCCGGCCGTCCTGCTGCCGCTGCTGCGGGAGGGCATGCCGCAGGGCCGTACGCTCCTGCCCGCCTGGACGTTCGGCGGCTCGGCCGTCGTCGGCCCGGCCATGACCGCCGAGGCGGCGTCCTGCTGGTCCTGCGCCGCCCTGCGGCTCGGGGCGGCCGGTGGTGCCGCCGCCTCGGACGCCGCCGAGCTGTGGAGCGGTCTCGCCCTCGGCACCGGTACGCCCGGGGTCCAGCCGACCGGACCGCTCGCGGCGATGCTCGGAAACCTGCTCGGGTACGAGGTGTTCCGCCTGGTCACCGGGGCGCTGCCGGCCGAGACCCGGGACCGGGTGCTCGTCCAGTCCATGGCGAGCCTCGACGTCGCTTCGGAGCCGCTGCTCGCCCACCCGAGCTGTCCGTTCTGCTCGTCCCCGGTGGGGCTGCCCGAACCGGTCGACCTGGCGTCGGCCCCGGCACGACCCGCGTTCCTGCCCACCGTCGCCACCGCCCCCGACGACGACGCCGCCCAGGGGCCGCTGGCCGAGCTCGAACGACGTTCGGCGCTCGTCCGCCCGTTCACCGGGGTCTTCACGTCCTACGCCGACGAGCCGCTGACGCAGACGCCCCTCAAGGTGGGCTCGGTCGTCCTCGGCCTGGGTGCGCGGGGCACCCGTACGATCACCGCCTTCGACGTGCACCACACCGCCGGAGCTCGGCTGCGGGCGCTGAACGCTGCGGCCGCGGTCTACGCCGAACACGTGCTCCCCGCCGCCGCCTCCGCCGGTCCGCTCGACGAACTGACGGCGGTGGCCCCGGACACGCTCACGATCGCGTCGGGAACCGGCGGCTCCGACGGTACGACCGCCTGGACGCCGGCCACCTCTCTGATCACCAAGGAGACCGTACGGGTGCCCAGCGGCGCGGTACGTCCCTTCGGGCGGGACAACGCCCACCGTCGCTTCGAGCCGACCCGGGCCGGGTCCGGGGCGGGCTCGGACCTGCCGGAGGCGGCGGCCACCGGTCTGCTGTCGGCGCTCGCCCACGACGCCCTGCGCCGTGCCGTCGCCGGCTCCGGCGAGGTCGCGCTGCTCGCGCCCGAGGTCTTCGGCGAGGACCCCGAGACGAGGTTCCTGCTCCGGTCGGCCGCCCTCCTCGGCCTCACGGTCGAACTGCTCGACCTCGGCGAGCGGGCGTACTCGGGGGCGTCGGTCGTCCTGGCGAGGACGGCCGGGGGCACGGGTGCCGGCCGTTGGGCTGTCGGCGCCGGCCTGGACCTGACCTCGGCCGCCGTCGACGCCGTACGGGACCTCCTCGGGGCGGCCCAACTGGCCGGGGAGGACGTGGTCACCGACGACGGAGACCCCCTCCTTCGGGACCTGGACGCGACCCTTGTGCCGGTCACCGGGGTCGAGCCCGCCGGGCTACCGGGCGAGCCCATGGAGTGGGCCCGGGTCCTGGACCGCCTCGCCGCCGCCGGCCGCGACGCCCTGGTCGCGCCGACGCACGCCACGGACCTGCCGGCCGGGGGCATCCACACCGTGCGTGTCCTGCTCACCCGGGGCGGCACTCGATGA